The genomic stretch TCTTTATGCTAGTACTTCCCTTTCTCCTATGGACCATTTTGGAAGGCATCTTCATTAAAGTAAGACCAACACCACTTTCCACCAACTGCATTAACTGGGGGACATCACACCCAAGTACAATGTAACAGTCACCAACTCTCTCCTCCAAAGCCTTCTTACAAATAACCATAGCATGAGTATCATTCAAAACTCTTTGTAATCCATCAGTAGAGCTCATGAAAAAAATACCATCCACTTCTCTCTTAAAACCGCATTTTTCAGCTTCCTCAACCATTGTAAACCAACACATTTCATCTGGGTCTATACCCACAGCCCTAAATGTACTACCCACATATATCAGACCTTCATCACCCCTTTTAAAGCAACCACCAAACCATAATTTCAAGGTCACAACTGTCGTTTGATTTTTATTTGCCTAATTAAAACAGAAAATAACATATGAAACAAGGGGTAATGTGTAAATTCGAAATTAGGGAAAACAAGGGGTAATTAAATTAGGGAAAATAACATATTCATGAATTAAAACACAACAAATATGAGCAACTTAACTTTTTTCGAATCAAAATTAGGGAAAACAAGAAGGTaattaaattagggttcttaCTAATTAGTAATGAATAGTCTAAATTAGGGTTCTTAGTAATTAAAAAAAAGGGTAATCAAACTTATGAAATTCGAAATTAGGGCAAATGAATTACCTTATCCAATGTGGAATCAATTTAGGACAAAATTGATTAAACTCGCCTTCAGTTTGGTAATCTATGCATAAGAATGAAGTAGATGAATGAGTAGCAGCAATGAATGAAGGTTGATGATGACTAACAATGATGTTTTACAGTGAAGGAAGAGGGAAAGGTAAGAGATGAAAAGAAGGTAAAAAGATGAGAGAGAGAATGAATTAAGTTAAAATGTAAGGTTAACAGTTGTTTTAAGAAAAGAAAACCGGTGGAACAGGTCACCCTTCCACCTGTTCCATTACATGATAAATGATGTATTAGTTGGCACTAATGGTAGTTAAATTATAGTACATAGTAATTTGAGAAGGACCCCCATAGTTCATAGTATTGTCATTAATTAACCCTTAAGAATAGGTGTTCATTTAGACTAGCGGTAAGAGTAGGTGTTAATTTAGAGTAGGTTGCGTAAGAAATATGGGATCCCAAAAAGCCATATAAATCCCATCTAACATCCAAGTGATGAAACATCTCATCTTGAAGACGATTGGCCACCATTTCTCTCATCCAAAAACCACACTACACAACTAACACAACTCAACAATGGCAGCATCTCTACTCCCAACCGAAATCATCACTGAAATCCTGTCTCGTCTTCCTGTTAAACCCCTTTTACGCTTCAAATCCGTCGCTAAATCATGGTACTTTCTCATCAAATCCCCTAATTTCATCAAACTCCACCTCACCAACTACCCTAACCACCTCCGCCACGTCATCATCTCTCACACCACTCTTTCCTCCGCTGCCATTGACGATCTCACCTTCTCCGAGATGGACCACCCGCTTAAACCCATCAAAAAAGAAGATACCCTCAACTACTTTCCTGAACCACCTGGGATCGACCTTTTAGGACACTCTAACGGTGTCGTATCCATCTCTAATGCCACTAAAACCAACGTTTTCCTCTACGCACCTGCCACCAGGACGCGACGCCGTGTGCCGCCCTCCCACGTGCCTTATCCGGATGATTTCGTTGTTTTCGGGTTCGGGTTCGGGTTCGGAGGCGAAGATGGTGATGATTACAAGTTGTTGAGGATTATTCAGTGTCGTGAGAGTCACTGTCATGTTAAGTTTTATAATGAGGCTAAGCTTTATAGTTTGAAAGAGGATTCATGGAAGTGGGTTCGTGATATGCCGTATTTTCTGGTTTATAAGGATTGTCATGGGGTGTTTGTCAATTTAGGGTTTCATTTTATTGTGGTAACGGATGAGTTTGATTCTAGGTTTAAGTATATTGCCAGATTTGATATTCGGTCGGAGGAGTTTTCGTTGATTGAGTTGCCGGTTTATGAGGACGAATTCGGGGTGTCGAAATTGGTGTTGAGGGAATTAGGTGGGAAGTTGTGTGTGATGGTTAATTATCGAAGCGGGCTTGGGGCAGATTTGTGGGTGATGAACGAGTATGGGAAGAAGGAATCTTGGGTTAGATTGATGAGTTTGGAGATTAGGCCAAGGTTTTCTGAGGTTAGGCCGGTTGCGTTTTCGAATGATGATGAGAAggttttgttgttgattgataATTGTCAGCTTCAATGGTGTGATTTGAAGTCAGAAGATGAAAAGGTTAAGGTTGTAAGAAGTTCTGCTTTGTTGGTTGAGTCTTTTGATGCCGGGGTTTATGTTGACAGCGTCGTTTCGCTTGATGATTGGAGTAATGATTCACAAGGAAAGCATCAAAACAAGTAAGCACACTTTGTTCTACTTTTAGATTTTGCATTTGGTAAATTATGGGttttctgtaatactccgtagttgTTTGTTTGCTGGTAGTAGCCGAGTATAAGGATATATAGTTGAGCGGTTGAAATATACATTGAAAATTTCAACTTCAAAGATCATAGTTTTCACTGTTCTGCTTTGCTCCTCATTTCACCGCTGTTTGCTGGATTGCTGCCCTTGCTCCGCCATTGTTTACTGGATTACCGATGTTATGTGATAGAGTTGTTGGTCTTAAACATTTCTTAGTGCACTGTGGTAATACTTATGATTTTATGAACTGTGGTTGTTAGTTGTTACTGTTGTTTATGGTGTTGGTCGCCGTACACATTGTTGTTCTTGATGTTTGTGATAATATGCCTATGGTGTCTTTACTATGTTTGATTCTTTGTTTGTAAGGATTTGTTAACGTTGGATTTAATCCACTTTATATGTTTAGTTGTAGTGTTGTACACAACTTTCTTTGACCCTTTGTTTGGTGAATGAGAATTTAAAGGGAAGGGAGGGAGGGAAGGATTTGTAGGCTCACAATTTCCTCTGTTTGGATCTAAGTTACTCTGACTCGGCTGAAGTGTCAAAGTATCATGTCGTGTCAGAGTAACATAAGTTTGATAGTAAAATGTGGTGGATGGATTTAGAGGGGCTTCATTTTCCCTCTACAAGTCAAATAATTTACCCTTCAACAGAGGAAAAATTTGGAGAAAAAACTCCCTTTTTCCCTtcccccttcccttcccttcccttTCCACCTCCCTTTACCTTTTCTCTTTTCCCTCCCttccctttcccttttttttttttcctccatTCCCTTGCTTCCATTTTTATATGCAAACAAAACCTGAGGGTTATATAGAAACGACATACGAGTGTTTTCAAAGCTAACCCATCATTGGACTATTGTATACTCTAGAGATTCTATTCCCATATCTGTCTCTTGGTAAAAAGCCTGGTGTCCTTGTCGTGTTGTTGTTATGAGTTTGAAGATGATAGTTTTTGCTTTTTCAATTGGTGGTGGTTATTCTTTGAGTTGATTTATGCTCGTGAGGGGTGTATGATAAAGTTGTATAAGTATATGGACTATATCTGTCTAGACGCAAGAGTTCCCGATCTCAATTGGAGTTCATTTAATTTATCTTCGCCTTACTCGTGGTCGAATTAACGAGTTTAATATAAGGTAATATATTGTATACCATTTAACACTTATATTGCCTAAAAAGGTAATAAAATGTTACTGAAATCATGTGTAGATAAATCAATCATAAATCGCCTTCCTCCCACCTCCATTTTAAGTAATAATGAAGTCTAATGCATGTAATTTGTTGTTTTGAACTTCATCATTTCTTAGAAGTTTTGGCCAAGAAAGCTCACTGGTATAAGCTTTGAACTATGGTGAGTGTGGTGTTTATTAAGCTCTCTAAAACTCTTCCGTAGTTTCCTCAGGGATGATCTGGATGATTTTCTTTCTGTGGGGTTCAAGCTCAGGCTATGACCAAATTGAAGATTCTACAACCCGGACATTGCCAAAACTTTGTAAGTGAACATCTCATGTTTCATGTTTGTAGTTGTTGATGTAAAGTTTCAATTCCCCTGCTGCTTGCTTGTTTCATTCGATTTTTGGAAAATTCAGAAATCCTTCTTGCTAAACTGGGTAAATTATTATGTATGGATGTACCTGTACGGCTGTACTATATGTGACTAATTAGGAGTACTTAGTAAAATATGTGGTTTCTCTTAACATTGTCAAAATAGGAATATGATCACGCTTTCAAGTAGCCTAAAGTATTTGATTATTTTCAATTTGTCGAGGTTTGTAAGGTTATCCATCTTTAGTTGACGAGTTGTCAGCTATCCTTCTAATCAATAGGCAATCATGGCTAGAGAAAAGGGGAATGTGTTATTGATGGTAAAATAGGTGAAATGATACTAATAGAGGATATGGCTTTTTTTTTTCTACCTAGCTCATAAGTAATAGTCCATTTTGTATTTTCCTTATTATGAAGACAATACCTGATTAACTGTAAGTGCGATAATGATTGTGGATCAATGTCCAATGGTTTTCAGAGCAAAACTTTTGTGTTCTGCTTTCTTCCAGTTCTCTGGTGTAGATGTAATTTTGATGTTTAGTGTTCTTGTCCGTTTGCATAGGCAAAACTGTCTACTTGGCATTTGTTGGTATTGACCCAACTCTATTTCGACTGACATGGGTGAATAAGTACCTGTTCTTGTCTTGACAGCCTTCCAGGTAAGTGCCATGATTATTCTCTAACCTCGGCATGGTAGTAAGATGAACCGTGTGCCTCATAGTGTATTAAActatgttatgcaccataaagtGTACTATGTACTATATCTTAGTTTCATGCAAGCTTAAGGCATTCATTAAACCTGAGGATAAACTATGAATGGAAAATATTACTTGACACCTTACTGATGTGTTGTAGTTTGGTCCTTCTGCCTTCTTCATTGTTTCCTTTTGGATCAATTGTCAAACAATACCATTTATATGACGCGTGCAAAACCCTACTTAATTCAATATCTGAAGAAAAACTCCCTTCTATAGCAATTCATATGTCTAACACTCCTGGAACTCACTCACTTCGTAAAAATTTATCTTCGACATGGACCACCGGAGGTACAAGCAtaacttttctttttctccccgttgaTTTTGTCCAGGCAGTTTTGTTTCCTCTTTCATTCTCTCCTAATTTTGGCGGTAACAATCTTAACTGAGAGCCTCTTTTTTATGGCTTCCCAGACAAGCTTGTGAAACTATGTGCTAGAAAAATAGTAATTCAAAAGGTGGCATTTACAggaaaaacaacaaagatggaaTGTTTTCATCTGTTAGTGCCGGAAAGTGGATTTCTTAAATATTTGTTAATAACATAAATATTTGGAGACTTGAAGAGTGTGAGCATTTGGAGACTTGGACATGTCTAACATAAATATTtgttataaaagggagtaatttccAAAAAGTGAATGAATTTAGGCAGCGCTTGAAAATTGCTCTTCATTTCTTCATAAAATATTAGTTTCCCTTGGGTATCCTCAGGTGAGTATTTTCTTGGTCACTCTTTTTGCTATTAGACTGCATTTATTTGTTTATTGTGTTTAAAAACATCTAAGTGATTGGCCCTGATGGCATTAATTATCCCTTTTGTTAATTGCTGAGCTTTAGACAGTCTCAGAATGACCCTCTTTCCTGTTGCTCTGATTAGAAATTCTTGAGCTTCCATATTGGAAGACGTTTCTAATCTAAGATCAAAATTTGTTGATTAGTAAAGGTATTTGGAACCTGGAATATAAGTGCCTGTTTGGTAAGGCTAGAAATTAGCAAAGTGCCAACACTTCTAATTAAAGTACAGTAGAACTCATGATTTTtacttcaaaaataaaataaaataatatacgGTGTATAATGAAACAAGAGCTGAATTTTGAACTTTTCTGAATGCTGTAGGCCTGTAGCTACGGTGTATAATAAAATAAAGGAAGTTGGATTGAATAACTCTCTCATCGTTTTTCTGCACCATCTTTATAATATGCTATCAAACATCTTTAATGATTTCTCAACATTTGTGTTTACAAATCAAAGTAAAATTAACTTTAAGGAAACTAAGGTGGTTGTAATGTGGATCTCTAAGTTATCTTCATACTCTTTACTATATTATTGTTTAGCTAACTATAATATGCTATCAAACATCTTTAATGACTCATAATCTATCCTGCTAAAGGATTAGGAGAATGAGATTGTTCACTACTTCATTGTTCTGAGTCTGCCAGATTACAAACGTTGATTTGATATGTATCGTTTTACTATTACTCTCTATGCCCCATGTACAAACAAGGTTATAAGAGTCGATACAGTCTCATTATCAATTAACTCGTCATTCATGAGGAGGAAGCATAATGCAACAGCTGTACTCACTTTAGTGCCACATGCTCCTGCTATTGGCGGAGTGAAGTGGCGTTAATTATATGCAATTTGAACTCTTAACCACGTGTTATCAACATAACGAGGCTGTTTCCGATGACACTTGATGAGAATTGCTTAATAAGCACAATCAATTTAGACAATCGCTTAATTTTGATCTACTCATAATCACGAACCAAAAAAACAAGGAGTCTTAGGCTCTATTGGAAATGAAAGCAAGGAGTAATGAAAAGCTAGTAGAAAAATTGGTCATTTCTAGCAAGAATAATTTTAATGGGTGTTTAGGGTTAGAGAAGGAGAGGGAGAGCAAGAGTAGCCAGTAACGTTGAGACTGATCTTAAAACACACAAACTTAGTGCAGCTAGCTACTTTGTTTTGATTTCAGCTAATGTCTCACATCATACTTGTATTTCTTTGATTATAAAATCCTCAACACATTAGCAGCTAGCTACTTTGTTTTGATTTCAGCTAATGTCCCCTCTAATTTTTCACCAACTTCTCTTCATAGTATTTATTGGTTAttaattagggttatttaatgagaatactctAAACTATGAGGGTGCTACTTAAAATACTCTAAATTCGGttttaactaccaataaaacCAACTTTTACGTCCCTTCTCTTTGAACAGAATAGGTGTTTTTTCAACTTGTTATAGCAGGTAATTTGTAAAGTGGACCCACTTTAATCCTTTAATCACTCTTCATCTTCCTCCTTTGTCCATTTAAGCTTtcctgtaattttttttttctaaagttTTTCTCTCTCTTCCATTTCCATGGTTTTTTCTCTTAACTTTTATTTTTTTCCTCCTTTCTTCCTCTAAAAAATGTACACAGACTAATTAATGTTGGGAATATTCTATATGGTGAATAAAACTACATTTAACTATCTGTGTAATATTTAATTAGCTCATATtctaaaaagaaaagaaaagaaatcaagTCCTTCTCTTCCTTTCGTCTATACACCAAAATCCGACACCATTGTTTTGCCGGAAGAGATCACATATTTGAGGAATTCAATCTTGTTTTCATCTTGCACAATTGGGTTCTAATTAATTTCTACGCCCACAATTAGAAGGTATCTTTTGGAAAATTGAACGtatcctttcttcttttcccaaCCTCCCACCTTTTCAATGCTTCACAAAATACTATCACAACCCACAAGCAGTAATTATTAAAGGTAAATTAAATTTCAAAGAGGTAAATTTCCAAAGAACTTTTATTTCCATATTCATGAGCTTCCCTTGCGTGTGATTAAATAATCTAAATTGGAACAATTGTTTTCACAAGtgtcttttcttctttttcatcctccatcttttcctctttttccaTCCTTGAACCGTTCTTCTCGCAACTATTCAACGTTTTAGGTTAAATCAGGACTCTCATCTTTATACATCAGTTAAAAATCTTTCATACTTTTTTCTTAAATTTTCTCTCCTTATCATCACCGCCGATGTGAGAAACTTCTGTGAAAAATATGGGCACCTTAATCCAGATGATTGTATGCGATTTGGAGAAGATCAATGGGGCATGTTGGAGAAGAGAGAAAGAGCAGTGTAATGACGTTGATGAAGGCGGATGAcaatagaaaagaaaaagaggGGTTAAAACCTTTTTACTGGCTTAGCAGGTAGCCGGTCGACCTATTCTAATATAAGAGAAAGGGTGTAATAGTTGGTTTTATTGACAGTTAAAATAAAGTTCAGAGTATTTTGAGCAGCACCCACATAGGTTagagtattctcattaaataaccctattaattattgtattgtattAGCCTTTCCCTCGAAAAAAGAACTATAGAATCTTACAAAAGTCTATTTTCTTGTATCCTTTTCTCAATGGGTGTTTAGTAATGCAGTCACTATTCACTTCCATACTATAGCTCTATTGTGTGTTGTTTGCACTCTTTATAACACATATCCTTCTTGTGTATGTTGTGCAGGCATGTCATGTCATTTGCACCGAGTTCCCCAAGGCGTAATGGTAAGTTGGTAACTATCTATTTGATGGATTTGCTTTGCCGAGGGTGTTAGAAAATATGGGTCAAAAACATAAttataaaaacaataataataacaatacaagaataATAGATAAACGTTTAATAGTAACGGTAAAATAACGAATATAATAAAAACGATATACAAGAAATTATATATATAATGTAAAAGAGAGAGTTTAGAAGATATGGCTTGGGTCGAAGTACGCTAGGCGTTTTCCTAGGAGAGATAACGCCTCCACTGTACTGGTTACCAAAATAATGCGTTTCTCTCCCAAGATACGACAACCCGTTGGACTTCTTCGGTAGCAGCAAGAGAAGTCCCCGAACCGATGATCACCCGATGCTCAATAATAATTTTAGTAGTAAAATAtatattttcttttataacaAAATGAGCTAACTAATATAATCCGTAAGGTAAAAACTTGATTAGATGAGAAGTGTGTATATGTATGTTATACGTCTTTTGCATATAAACTCAAAAACCAATCCCACAATAAAATGCAAGACCATCACTTACTTATATATTGTTAATTGTGCATGACTAATCTTGCTTGCCGTTACCTCACTCAAAATAGAAGGCCATTAAGGCCATTAACTACACCAAACGTTAAAACCAAACGTTATTTGACCATATACAAAATAACTAATAGAAATGATGATAATTACTCATAAAACCATCAACATAAAAGCCAGTGATCCCTCTATTAAATGCAATGGACCATATTTTGATTTACTTAATAACTCAACAAAATTACCGAGGTTAATAGCTCAAAAACCATATTCAAATTTGGTCAAATATTAAAAATTCATATTTAATTCTTAAATCACAAtattttccaacaatcccccacatgatttaagaaaaataaaatattaaaaataaagaCTAATATATATCaaatgaccaaaaaaaaaaaaataatactccctccataccacaccaatggtaacattgactttttcacacttgtcgagacacgttttacaccgtaaatatcttttgttacgcattattaaaaattataaaaatttgatattcttatagcattcatgacgataaatcaaacaagatctcacttgactatattttgtcttatagattaagaataatatcgaagattccctacgactatgaatagtggcaaaacggtcaatgttaccattggtctcttatggagggagtaataatttTATGAAAATAGTTATAATAATGAGCATACAATACCGCGTAATAGGTGCAGGTACCTTTCGGGGTTGAACCAACACTTAGTGTAAGTGagcttgcactcgaaagaaccaTAGTAGTATAAATACTTCGAACTAGGCCTCTTAAATCAAGCTTGGACTCACCACACACACGGTACGGGCAATCAATCAGGTTCTATCACCTATCAGTGATACGCGTTAATGGTCATGCGCAGGTATCTTGTGTCATGAGTGTCTCTAGGGAGTTGCCCACGTCCCATAGTAACGACCACACTACGAACACCCACTAGGTCAATCCTCCAAGGGTAGGTGTGACCTCCACCCCGCAAAAAATTATGCCTTTGGATTCATTAAGAGTCATAGCTCAACCTCAAACCGTCACAACCAACTCAAATCCATGAGAGCACCTTATATAACACAAAAATAATCTCCCTTCGCCACTTCGCCATAGGAATGGGACGTTGACACAAAATTTCCGCCAAA from Silene latifolia isolate original U9 population chromosome 2, ASM4854445v1, whole genome shotgun sequence encodes the following:
- the LOC141642923 gene encoding F-box protein CPR1-like isoform X1; the protein is MAASLLPTEIITEILSRLPVKPLLRFKSVAKSWYFLIKSPNFIKLHLTNYPNHLRHVIISHTTLSSAAIDDLTFSEMDHPLKPIKKEDTLNYFPEPPGIDLLGHSNGVVSISNATKTNVFLYAPATRTRRRVPPSHVPYPDDFVVFGFGFGFGGEDGDDYKLLRIIQCRESHCHVKFYNEAKLYSLKEDSWKWVRDMPYFLVYKDCHGVFVNLGFHFIVVTDEFDSRFKYIARFDIRSEEFSLIELPVYEDEFGVSKLVLRELGGKLCVMVNYRSGLGADLWVMNEYGKKESWVRLMSLEIRPRFSEVRPVAFSNDDEKVLLLIDNCQLQWCDLKSEDEKVKVVRSSALLVESFDAGVYVDSVVSLDDWSNDSQGKHQNNFLRDDLDDFLSVGFKLRL
- the LOC141642923 gene encoding F-box protein CPR1-like isoform X2, coding for MAASLLPTEIITEILSRLPVKPLLRFKSVAKSWYFLIKSPNFIKLHLTNYPNHLRHVIISHTTLSSAAIDDLTFSEMDHPLKPIKKEDTLNYFPEPPGIDLLGHSNGVVSISNATKTNVFLYAPATRTRRRVPPSHVPYPDDFVVFGFGFGFGGEDGDDYKLLRIIQCRESHCHVKFYNEAKLYSLKEDSWKWVRDMPYFLVYKDCHGVFVNLGFHFIVVTDEFDSRFKYIARFDIRSEEFSLIELPVYEDEFGVSKLVLRELGGKLCVMVNYRSGLGADLWVMNEYGKKESWVRLMSLEIRPRFSEVRPVAFSNDDEKVLLLIDNCQLQWCDLKSEDEKVKVVRSSALLVESFDAGVYVDSVVSLDDWSNDSQGKHQNKDDLDDFLSVGFKLRL